Proteins encoded by one window of Streptomyces sp. NBC_01477:
- a CDS encoding ThiF family adenylyltransferase encodes MTALSEAESGGAEAQLRRPRIKPEHRAYRTVDGNVRIGSVIYGIGAEIADPDGWIWTLTELMDGTRSGPGIAAEVAALHPAAVKPETVGRAIEELRQAGFVEDAAAPLPPGLAERDPLRHARGVALLRWMDLSPRASPWQAQLRLRHARALVLGVGGTGGAAAQILTAAGVGRLHLVDPDTVELSNLNRQLIYGEADIGHPKADTAVAALRALNSDVTVTGERREIRGQDDLAALIAEGPPYDLLVLGADRPPEIRRWANRVCLAANLPWVEGGYRGPLVTAGVHVPGSGPCWECQRAGESERRDLRLAPGQDEAAASPRMPWNPASAVTATLSGTLVAHAAVALLTGVPPMRPGFRYGINLMSLGDPVLQRHPRRPDCPACGGAAS; translated from the coding sequence ATGACGGCGCTGTCGGAGGCGGAATCCGGGGGCGCGGAGGCGCAGTTGCGCCGGCCGCGGATCAAACCCGAGCACCGGGCGTACCGCACGGTCGACGGCAACGTCAGGATCGGCAGCGTCATCTACGGCATCGGCGCGGAGATCGCCGACCCGGACGGCTGGATCTGGACGCTCACCGAACTCATGGACGGCACCCGCAGCGGTCCGGGGATCGCCGCGGAGGTCGCCGCGCTGCACCCGGCCGCCGTCAAGCCCGAGACGGTCGGCAGGGCCATCGAGGAACTGCGGCAGGCCGGCTTCGTGGAGGACGCGGCGGCCCCGCTGCCGCCGGGCCTCGCGGAGCGCGACCCGCTGCGGCACGCCCGCGGGGTCGCGCTGCTGCGCTGGATGGACCTCAGCCCGCGCGCCAGCCCCTGGCAGGCCCAGCTGCGATTACGCCACGCCCGCGCCCTGGTGCTCGGCGTCGGCGGTACGGGGGGCGCCGCCGCGCAGATCCTCACCGCCGCGGGCGTCGGGCGGCTGCACCTGGTGGACCCCGACACCGTCGAACTGTCCAACCTCAACCGCCAGTTGATCTACGGCGAGGCCGACATCGGGCACCCCAAGGCCGATACGGCGGTGGCCGCGCTGCGCGCCCTGAACTCCGATGTGACCGTCACGGGCGAACGCCGGGAGATCCGCGGCCAGGACGACCTCGCCGCACTGATCGCCGAAGGCCCGCCGTACGACCTGCTGGTGCTCGGCGCCGACCGCCCGCCGGAGATCCGCCGCTGGGCGAACCGGGTCTGCCTGGCCGCGAACCTCCCCTGGGTGGAGGGCGGTTACCGCGGCCCGCTGGTCACCGCGGGCGTCCACGTCCCCGGTTCCGGGCCGTGCTGGGAGTGCCAGCGGGCCGGCGAGTCCGAGCGCCGCGACCTGCGGCTCGCACCGGGCCAGGACGAGGCGGCCGCGTCGCCCCGGATGCCGTGGAATCCGGCGAGCGCGGTGACCGCGACCCTGTCCGGCACCCTGGTCGCCCACGCCGCCGTCGCCCTGCTCACCGGCGTCCCCCCGATGCGCCCCGGCTTCCGCTACGGCATCAACCTGATGTCGCTCGGCGACCCCGTGCTCCAGCGCCACCCACGCCGCCCCGACTGCCCGGCCTGCGGCGGGGCGGCCTCGTAG
- a CDS encoding M14 family zinc carboxypeptidase: MSHSTVDAYPGVAGVVAAASAFVRFRPGLCTLRVVGRSREGRPLYLLTVGLDRPRVRNILVVAGPHSDERVGAASALRIAERVALDPQLHVGAGAAWHFLLCLDPDGTLRSEKGPVVRRTPAKHFRHAYRPPADEQPEWAPSIRPPGDQLPESEALIRLIDELRPVLQCSLHGNDIGGSWIQLTRDLPGLAEPLGKISAERDVPVQTGTYDALYWQASGPGVYLMPEPGERAQFDSLPEDVSRSTWIRPHAYGGMTALFEVPMWASPGVSDTSPHPDPARALADLAVLLRHQSGLSRATLAEVRPFLPAGEDAARLLRIVEGLVTMGPRVADEWEGMHPSPVRLSRAHLHALDIAARRMSLRTAGMLLQLLAASSESAEVVRLQAAGERRLARWAAELAAGHGLTWLPVPVQVDLQTETVLAAFRLLAG, translated from the coding sequence GTGAGTCATTCCACGGTCGACGCGTATCCGGGCGTCGCGGGGGTCGTGGCAGCGGCCTCCGCGTTCGTCCGTTTCCGTCCGGGTCTTTGCACCCTGCGGGTGGTCGGCCGGTCGCGGGAGGGCCGCCCGCTGTATCTGCTCACGGTCGGCCTCGACCGGCCGCGGGTGCGCAACATCCTGGTGGTCGCGGGACCGCACTCCGACGAACGGGTCGGGGCGGCCAGCGCGCTGCGTATCGCGGAACGGGTGGCGCTCGACCCCCAGTTGCACGTCGGCGCGGGCGCGGCCTGGCATTTCCTGCTGTGCCTCGACCCCGACGGCACCCTGCGCAGCGAGAAGGGTCCGGTCGTCCGGCGCACCCCGGCCAAGCACTTCCGGCACGCGTACCGGCCGCCCGCCGACGAACAGCCCGAATGGGCGCCGTCGATCCGCCCGCCCGGGGACCAGCTCCCCGAGTCCGAGGCGCTGATCCGGCTCATCGACGAGCTGCGCCCGGTCCTCCAGTGCTCCTTGCACGGCAACGACATCGGCGGCAGCTGGATCCAGCTCACCCGCGACCTGCCGGGGCTCGCGGAACCGCTCGGCAAGATCTCCGCGGAGCGGGACGTGCCCGTGCAGACCGGCACCTACGACGCCCTCTACTGGCAGGCGTCGGGTCCCGGTGTCTACCTCATGCCGGAGCCGGGCGAACGCGCCCAGTTCGACAGCCTGCCCGAGGACGTCAGCAGGTCCACCTGGATACGGCCGCACGCGTACGGCGGGATGACCGCGCTGTTCGAGGTGCCGATGTGGGCGAGTCCCGGCGTCTCGGACACCAGCCCGCACCCCGACCCGGCCCGCGCGCTGGCCGACCTCGCGGTCCTGCTGCGGCACCAGTCGGGCCTGAGCCGGGCGACGCTCGCCGAGGTCCGGCCGTTCCTGCCGGCCGGCGAGGACGCGGCGCGCCTGCTGCGGATCGTGGAAGGGCTGGTCACGATGGGTCCGCGGGTGGCCGACGAGTGGGAGGGGATGCATCCGTCGCCGGTGCGGTTGTCGCGTGCGCACCTGCACGCGCTCGACATCGCGGCCCGCCGGATGTCCCTGCGCACGGCCGGGATGCTGCTCCAGCTGCTGGCGGCCTCGTCCGAGTCCGCGGAGGTGGTACGGCTGCAGGCCGCGGGCGAGCGGCGGCTGGCCCGCTGGGCGGCGGAGCTGGCCGCCGGCCACGGCCTGACCTGGCTCCCCGTCCCGGTCCAGGTCGATCTCCAGACCGAGACGGTGCTCGCCGCCTTCCGCTTGCTCGCGGGCTGA
- a CDS encoding aspartate-semialdehyde dehydrogenase, translating to MRIGIVGATGQVGGVVRKVLAEREFPVTELRLFASARSAGRTLPWAGAPGGEVTVEDAGTADYTGLDIVIFSAGGATSRALAEKVAGQGAVVIDNSSAWRRDPDVPLIVSEVNPHALADRPKGIIANPNCTTMAAMPVLRPLHEEAGLVALVATTYQAVSGSGLTGVAELHGQARQVTENADRLTFDGDAVDFPAPAVYARPIAFNVVPLAGSIVDDGSFETDEEQKLRHESRKILDIPDLKVSGTCVRVPVFSGHSLQVNARFARPLSVERAYELLARAPGVEISEIPTPLQAAGRDPSYVGRIRRDETVDNGLALFLSNDNLRKGAALNAVQVAELVAAELAAAVS from the coding sequence ATGAGGATCGGAATCGTCGGAGCGACCGGGCAGGTCGGCGGAGTCGTACGCAAGGTGCTGGCCGAACGCGAATTCCCGGTGACGGAGCTGCGGCTCTTCGCGTCGGCGCGGTCCGCGGGCCGCACCCTGCCGTGGGCCGGGGCGCCGGGCGGCGAGGTCACCGTCGAGGACGCCGGTACCGCCGACTACACCGGCCTCGACATCGTGATCTTCTCGGCCGGCGGCGCCACCAGCCGCGCCCTCGCGGAGAAGGTCGCGGGCCAGGGCGCCGTCGTGATCGACAACTCCTCCGCCTGGCGGCGCGACCCCGACGTCCCGCTCATCGTCTCCGAGGTCAACCCGCACGCCCTGGCCGACCGCCCCAAGGGCATCATCGCCAACCCGAACTGCACCACCATGGCCGCGATGCCGGTGCTGCGCCCGCTGCACGAGGAAGCCGGCCTGGTGGCCCTGGTCGCCACCACCTACCAGGCGGTCTCCGGCTCCGGCCTCACCGGCGTGGCGGAACTGCACGGGCAGGCCCGCCAGGTCACCGAGAACGCCGACCGGCTCACCTTCGACGGCGACGCGGTCGACTTCCCGGCCCCCGCCGTCTACGCCCGGCCCATCGCCTTCAACGTCGTCCCGCTCGCCGGGTCCATCGTGGACGACGGCAGCTTCGAGACCGACGAGGAGCAGAAGCTGCGGCACGAGTCGCGCAAGATCCTGGACATCCCCGACCTCAAGGTGTCCGGCACGTGTGTCAGGGTGCCGGTCTTCTCCGGGCACTCCCTCCAGGTCAACGCCAGGTTCGCGCGCCCGCTGAGCGTCGAGCGGGCGTACGAGCTGCTGGCGCGGGCGCCGGGCGTGGAGATCTCGGAGATCCCCACGCCGCTCCAGGCCGCGGGCCGCGACCCGTCCTACGTCGGCCGGATCCGCCGTGACGAGACGGTCGACAACGGCCTGGCCCTCTTCCTGTCCAACGACAACCTCCGCAAGGGCGCCGCGCTGAACGCGGTGCAGGTCGCCGAACTCGTCGCGGCCGAGCTGGCCGCCGCGGTGAGCTAG
- a CDS encoding dihydrodipicolinate synthase family protein encodes MTPALYVPLITPFTAAGGVAWDALEALAGEILAGGAHGLVVLGTTGEPESLDGPERERAVELIGGVCRAAGARFVVGVGDGRRAPGEWAAAPDALLATVPAFVRPGEAGVVAHFTALAARGPVPLLVYHVPYRTGQPLTARALRELAAIPGVTGVKYAVGGIDAETVDLLGDRPAGFDVLAGDDVFAPALLALGATGAVLASAHLDTAAWAELAATGDRALGHRLAARAAALFREPNPTVIKAALHAQGRIPTPDVRLPLLPASPRSLAAVRLGT; translated from the coding sequence ATGACCCCAGCGCTGTACGTACCGCTCATCACCCCGTTCACCGCGGCCGGCGGTGTCGCCTGGGACGCGCTCGAAGCGCTGGCCGGGGAGATCCTGGCGGGCGGGGCGCACGGGCTGGTGGTGCTCGGCACGACCGGGGAGCCGGAGAGCCTGGACGGGCCGGAGCGGGAGCGGGCCGTCGAGCTGATCGGAGGGGTGTGCCGGGCGGCCGGGGCGCGCTTCGTGGTCGGGGTGGGGGACGGGCGGCGCGCACCGGGGGAGTGGGCGGCGGCGCCGGACGCGCTCCTGGCGACGGTGCCGGCGTTCGTCCGCCCGGGTGAAGCCGGGGTCGTCGCGCACTTCACCGCGCTCGCCGCGCGCGGCCCCGTACCGCTGCTCGTCTACCACGTCCCCTACCGCACGGGGCAGCCGCTCACCGCCCGCGCGCTGCGGGAGCTGGCCGCGATCCCGGGGGTGACCGGGGTGAAGTACGCGGTCGGCGGCATCGACGCCGAGACCGTCGACCTGCTCGGCGACCGCCCGGCCGGCTTCGACGTGCTCGCCGGCGACGACGTCTTCGCGCCCGCGCTGCTCGCCCTCGGCGCCACCGGCGCCGTACTGGCCTCCGCCCACCTGGACACCGCCGCGTGGGCCGAGCTGGCCGCCACCGGCGACCGCGCGCTCGGCCACCGGCTCGCCGCGCGGGCCGCCGCGCTCTTCCGGGAGCCGAACCCGACCGTGATCAAGGCCGCGCTGCACGCCCAGGGCCGCATCCCGACCCCGGACGTACGGCTGCCGCTGCTGCCCGCGAGCCCGCGGTCGCTGGCCGCGGTACGTCTCGGCACCTGA
- a CDS encoding GNAT family N-acetyltransferase has product MGLELRTLAESDVDSWVRAVHTGFHRSLTISAEEIALVRPNYDLDRTRGAFDGDRCVATFRSMARDLTVPGGGSVPASAVTNVAVTATHRRRGLASRLMAADLADAKERGEAVSILIAAEYPIYGRYGYGPATWVTDWEIDLPRAALDSRYAGPDPAEGTVDLISAEEARTAGPALHERVRTLTAGAINRTADWWNRATGATVLPSFSYRQPFFLVHRDAAGGIDGMAAYHVNDPYWPGKLPNAEAEVLWLLAATPAADAALWRYLLSLDWIVRLKSGHRPPDDILPLLLGDPRAARTETYADFMWLRLLDVPAALSARGYAPLAADLVLDVRDPAGLAGGTFRLETAPGVAPRCTSAPAAAPDLTLDVATLARLHLGDESALRLAALGLVAEHAPGAATTADHLFRTPRRPWCPEVF; this is encoded by the coding sequence ATGGGTCTTGAACTGCGCACGCTCGCCGAGTCCGACGTCGACAGCTGGGTCAGGGCGGTGCACACCGGCTTCCACCGGTCGCTGACCATCAGCGCCGAGGAAATCGCGCTGGTGCGGCCGAACTACGACCTGGACCGCACCCGCGGCGCCTTCGACGGGGACCGCTGCGTGGCCACCTTCCGCAGCATGGCGCGCGACCTGACGGTGCCGGGCGGCGGCTCGGTGCCCGCCTCCGCGGTGACCAACGTGGCCGTGACCGCCACCCATCGCCGCCGGGGCCTGGCCTCCCGGCTGATGGCCGCCGACCTGGCCGACGCGAAGGAGCGCGGCGAGGCGGTGTCGATCCTGATCGCCGCCGAATACCCGATCTACGGGCGGTACGGCTACGGCCCGGCGACCTGGGTCACCGACTGGGAGATCGACCTGCCCCGGGCCGCGCTCGACAGCCGTTACGCGGGTCCCGACCCGGCCGAGGGCACCGTCGACCTGATCAGCGCCGAGGAGGCGCGCACGGCAGGTCCCGCCCTGCACGAGCGGGTCCGCACCCTTACCGCCGGTGCCATCAACCGCACCGCCGACTGGTGGAACCGCGCCACCGGTGCGACCGTCCTGCCCTCCTTCAGCTACAGACAGCCCTTCTTCCTCGTCCACCGCGACGCGGCCGGCGGGATCGACGGCATGGCCGCGTACCACGTCAACGACCCGTACTGGCCGGGCAAGCTGCCCAACGCCGAGGCCGAGGTGCTCTGGCTGCTCGCCGCCACCCCGGCCGCCGACGCGGCCCTGTGGCGCTATCTGCTCTCCCTCGACTGGATCGTGCGGCTCAAGTCGGGCCACCGCCCGCCGGACGACATCCTCCCGCTGCTGCTCGGCGACCCCCGCGCCGCCCGCACCGAGACCTACGCCGACTTCATGTGGCTGCGGCTGCTCGACGTCCCGGCCGCCCTGTCCGCCCGCGGCTACGCCCCGCTGGCCGCCGACCTCGTCCTGGACGTCCGCGACCCGGCGGGCCTGGCCGGCGGCACCTTCCGGCTGGAGACCGCTCCCGGGGTCGCGCCCCGCTGCACCTCCGCGCCGGCCGCGGCCCCGGACCTGACCCTCGACGTCGCGACCCTGGCCCGGCTCCATCTGGGCGACGAGTCCGCGCTGCGCCTCGCCGCCCTGGGCCTCGTGGCCGAGCACGCCCCCGGCGCGGCCACCACCGCCGACCACCTCTTCCGCACCCCGCGCCGCCCGTGGTGCCCCGAGGTCTTCTGA
- a CDS encoding RsiG family protein: MLKADAPGPFRPPAPRGPLADTPAADLGDLDLAALRTLRRDAQREEADLSYLRRLLHGRIDILRAELSRRAGAGGVPGTPGGPEAPVLDRLPEILTDGPSLVRSSARHVTLGTPLTARVQRLAADILAEVELSDLEARTDPELRAAMGRLARHEQQVSGRRHRLQQTVDGCSAEITRRYREGEAHIDDLLSDG; encoded by the coding sequence ATGCTCAAGGCCGACGCACCAGGGCCGTTCCGCCCGCCCGCACCCCGCGGTCCGCTGGCGGACACCCCGGCAGCCGACCTGGGCGACCTCGACCTGGCGGCGCTGCGCACCCTGCGCAGGGACGCCCAGCGCGAGGAGGCCGACCTGTCGTATCTGCGCCGGCTGCTGCACGGGCGGATCGACATCCTGCGGGCCGAACTGAGCCGCAGGGCCGGGGCCGGCGGGGTGCCCGGCACCCCGGGAGGACCGGAGGCGCCGGTCCTCGACCGGCTCCCGGAGATCCTGACCGACGGCCCCTCCCTGGTCCGCTCCTCCGCCCGGCACGTCACCCTCGGCACCCCGCTGACCGCGCGGGTGCAGCGGCTCGCCGCCGACATCCTCGCCGAGGTCGAACTGTCCGACCTCGAGGCCCGCACCGACCCGGAGCTGCGTGCCGCGATGGGCCGGCTGGCCCGGCACGAGCAGCAGGTGTCGGGCCGGCGGCACCGCCTCCAGCAGACCGTCGACGGCTGCTCGGCGGAGATCACCCGGCGCTACCGCGAGGGCGAGGCGCACATCGACGACCTGCTGTCGGACGGCTGA
- the dtd gene encoding D-aminoacyl-tRNA deacylase, producing MRAVAQRVSEAKVVVDGRTVGAIGGPGLCVLVGVTHDDTPAKAAALARKLWSLRVLPDEQSCSDIAAPLLVISQFTLYGDARKGRRPTWNAAAPGQVAEPLVDEVVAQLRALGATVETGIFGADMKVSLTNDGPFTVVIDL from the coding sequence ATGCGTGCGGTGGCCCAGCGGGTGAGCGAGGCGAAGGTCGTGGTCGACGGGCGGACCGTGGGCGCCATCGGCGGACCCGGGCTGTGCGTCCTGGTCGGGGTGACGCACGACGACACCCCGGCGAAGGCGGCGGCGCTGGCCCGCAAGCTGTGGAGCCTGCGCGTCCTGCCCGACGAGCAGTCCTGCTCCGACATCGCGGCACCGCTGCTGGTGATCAGCCAGTTCACGCTTTACGGTGACGCCCGCAAGGGCCGCCGCCCCACCTGGAACGCCGCGGCGCCCGGGCAGGTCGCCGAGCCGCTGGTGGACGAGGTCGTCGCCCAACTGCGCGCGCTGGGCGCGACCGTGGAGACCGGGATCTTCGGCGCCGACATGAAGGTGTCGCTCACCAACGACGGGCCCTTCACCGTCGTCATCGACCTGTAG
- the ygfZ gene encoding CAF17-like 4Fe-4S cluster assembly/insertion protein YgfZ, protein MTKSPLLSLPGAVAAEGPDEGVAAHYGDLFREQRALADGSGFVDLSHRGVVTVTGADRLAWLHLLLTQHVENLPAGQATEALVLSAHGHIEHALYLVDDGATTWIHVEPGTQGALLAYLESMKFFYRVETADASEQYALVYLPAGSIAGTPAEWVVRETPYGREVFVPREGLEDFAAQAGPPIGVLAHEALRIEAHRPRLGLETDHRTIPHELGWLDTAVHLQKGCYRGQETVARVHNLGRPPRRLVFLHLDGSDVRLPGHGAEVRVAAEGGDGRAVGIITSSARHWELGPIALAVVKRNTPQDATLIAEDTAATQETVVAP, encoded by the coding sequence ATGACGAAGAGCCCTTTGCTGTCGCTGCCCGGCGCTGTCGCCGCGGAAGGCCCTGACGAAGGGGTGGCCGCGCATTACGGCGACCTCTTCCGCGAGCAGCGCGCGCTCGCGGACGGCAGCGGTTTCGTGGACCTCTCGCACCGCGGTGTGGTGACGGTCACCGGTGCCGACCGGCTGGCCTGGCTGCATCTGCTGCTCACCCAGCACGTGGAGAACCTGCCGGCCGGACAGGCCACGGAAGCGCTCGTCCTGTCCGCGCACGGCCATATCGAGCACGCCCTCTACCTGGTCGACGACGGCGCCACCACCTGGATCCACGTCGAGCCCGGCACGCAGGGCGCGCTGCTGGCGTACCTGGAGAGCATGAAGTTCTTCTACCGGGTCGAGACCGCCGACGCGTCGGAGCAGTACGCCCTGGTGTATCTCCCCGCCGGGTCCATCGCCGGGACGCCCGCGGAATGGGTCGTGCGGGAGACGCCGTACGGGCGGGAGGTCTTCGTGCCGCGCGAGGGCCTTGAGGACTTCGCCGCGCAGGCGGGGCCGCCGATCGGGGTGCTCGCGCACGAGGCGCTGCGGATCGAGGCGCACCGGCCGCGGCTCGGCCTGGAGACCGACCACCGGACCATCCCGCACGAGCTGGGCTGGCTGGACACGGCCGTGCACTTGCAGAAGGGCTGCTACCGCGGCCAGGAGACGGTCGCCCGGGTGCACAATCTGGGCCGCCCGCCGCGCCGGCTGGTCTTCCTGCACCTGGACGGCAGCGACGTACGGTTGCCGGGCCACGGCGCCGAGGTGCGGGTCGCGGCGGAGGGCGGGGACGGCCGGGCGGTCGGCATCATCACCTCGTCGGCCCGGCACTGGGAGCTGGGCCCGATCGCGCTCGCGGTCGTCAAGCGCAACACCCCGCAGGACGCGACACTGATCGCCGAGGACACCGCGGCCACCCAGGAGACGGTCGTCGCGCCCTGA
- a CDS encoding Fur family transcriptional regulator: MVTTDWKTDLRRRGYRLTPQRQLVLEAVECLEHGTPDGILCEVRKTASGINISTVYRTLELLEELGLVSHAHLGHGAPTYHLADRHDHMHLVCRDCDAVTEAHVELAAPLMAELQAEFGFETDMKHFAIFGRCRDCSAKAAGSSAG; this comes from the coding sequence GTGGTCACCACCGACTGGAAGACCGACCTCCGCCGGCGCGGCTACCGGCTGACGCCGCAGCGGCAGCTGGTGCTGGAAGCTGTCGAGTGCCTGGAGCACGGCACACCCGACGGCATCCTGTGCGAGGTGCGCAAGACCGCCTCCGGGATCAACATCTCCACCGTCTACCGCACGCTGGAGCTGCTGGAGGAACTGGGCCTGGTCAGCCACGCCCACCTCGGACACGGGGCGCCCACCTACCACCTCGCGGACCGGCACGACCACATGCACCTGGTCTGCCGGGACTGCGACGCGGTCACCGAGGCGCATGTGGAGCTGGCGGCGCCGCTCATGGCGGAGCTCCAGGCGGAGTTCGGCTTCGAGACCGACATGAAGCACTTCGCGATCTTCGGCCGCTGCCGGGACTGCTCGGCGAAGGCGGCCGGCTCCTCGGCCGGGTGA
- a CDS encoding FABP family protein, whose protein sequence is MIEIPSDLHPDLVPLAFLLGRWEGAGVYDFPGSEKCNFGQSVAFTHDGRPFLEYVSHTWVLDAEGKKVRPLETESGYWRIGKDREVDVTTTRDEGVVEIWTGELAEGKPQIDLVTDAVARLPSAPEYSGGKRLYGYVNSDLMWVGEKATPAIPLRPYMSAHLKKVVDPREWVADLKDLPDDGIAFFK, encoded by the coding sequence ATGATCGAGATCCCGTCCGACCTGCACCCCGACCTCGTACCGCTGGCGTTCCTGCTCGGCCGGTGGGAGGGCGCGGGCGTGTACGACTTCCCGGGCTCGGAGAAGTGCAACTTCGGGCAGTCGGTCGCCTTCACCCACGACGGCCGGCCGTTCCTCGAATACGTCTCCCACACCTGGGTGCTGGACGCCGAGGGCAAGAAGGTCAGGCCGCTGGAGACCGAGAGCGGCTACTGGCGGATCGGCAAGGACCGCGAGGTCGATGTCACCACCACCCGGGACGAGGGTGTCGTGGAGATCTGGACCGGCGAGCTGGCCGAGGGCAAGCCGCAGATCGACCTGGTCACGGACGCGGTCGCCCGGCTGCCCTCCGCCCCCGAGTACAGCGGCGGCAAGCGGCTGTACGGCTATGTGAACAGCGACCTGATGTGGGTCGGCGAGAAGGCCACCCCGGCGATTCCGCTGCGCCCGTACATGTCGGCCCATCTGAAGAAGGTCGTGGACCCGCGCGAGTGGGTCGCCGACCTCAAGGACCTGCCCGACGACGGCATCGCCTTCTTCAAGTAG
- a CDS encoding DsrE family protein, protein MAKKLVIKVTAGADAPERCSQAFTVAAVAVASGVEVSLWLTGESAWFALPGRAAQFELPHAAPLPDLIEGVLAGGTVTLCSQCAARRDITEKDVVKGVRIAGAQLFVSEIMPDGVQALVY, encoded by the coding sequence ATGGCGAAGAAGCTCGTGATCAAGGTGACGGCGGGCGCGGACGCGCCCGAGCGGTGCTCGCAGGCCTTCACGGTGGCGGCGGTGGCGGTGGCCAGCGGGGTGGAGGTGTCGCTGTGGCTCACGGGTGAGTCGGCGTGGTTCGCGCTGCCGGGCCGGGCGGCGCAGTTCGAGCTGCCGCACGCGGCGCCGCTGCCGGACCTGATCGAGGGCGTGCTGGCCGGGGGGACTGTCACCCTGTGCAGTCAGTGCGCGGCCCGCCGTGACATCACCGAGAAGGACGTCGTCAAGGGGGTGCGGATCGCCGGGGCCCAGCTCTTCGTCAGCGAGATCATGCCGGACGGTGTGCAGGCCCTGGTCTACTGA
- a CDS encoding DUF3099 domain-containing protein — MDARRRHRYFAMMGTCVVLFVMAWAVVRLWSVPAAIAMCLVAMVIPPVAAIVGNRRGPNERWFDEPPDKGSDAGTGDPESDAWWDELEGKNRKDRRR; from the coding sequence GTGGACGCACGACGCCGTCATCGCTATTTCGCCATGATGGGCACCTGCGTGGTGCTGTTCGTCATGGCATGGGCGGTCGTACGCCTCTGGTCGGTGCCGGCCGCCATCGCGATGTGCTTGGTGGCCATGGTCATCCCCCCGGTCGCGGCGATCGTCGGCAACCGACGTGGCCCGAACGAGCGGTGGTTCGACGAACCACCGGACAAGGGTTCTGACGCCGGCACCGGAGACCCGGAGTCCGACGCGTGGTGGGACGAGCTGGAGGGCAAGAACCGCAAGGACCGCCGCAGATGA
- a CDS encoding DUF1416 domain-containing protein, whose amino-acid sequence MCGAKAGGPDLAGVDVANETIIQGSVTRDGEPVSGYVRLLDGGGEFTAEVPTSATGQFRFFAAPGTWTLRALVPGGTVDRTVVAQQGAAAEVAIAV is encoded by the coding sequence ATGTGTGGAGCGAAGGCCGGCGGGCCCGACCTGGCAGGAGTTGACGTGGCGAACGAGACCATCATCCAGGGTTCTGTGACCCGCGACGGCGAGCCCGTCAGCGGATACGTACGACTGCTGGACGGCGGCGGCGAGTTCACCGCGGAGGTGCCGACCTCGGCGACCGGGCAGTTCCGCTTCTTCGCGGCGCCCGGCACCTGGACGCTGCGCGCGCTGGTTCCCGGCGGCACGGTGGACCGCACGGTCGTCGCCCAGCAGGGCGCGGCGGCCGAGGTGGCCATCGCCGTGTGA
- a CDS encoding sulfurtransferase, which yields MSRSDVLVDAEWVEAHIDDPKVVIVEVDEDTSAYDKNHIKNAVRIDWKKDLQDPVRRDFVDQAGFEALLSAKGIANDDTVVLYGGNNNWFASYAYWYFKLYGHESVKLLDGGRKKWELDSRDLVAAVPERAATEYKAKAQNTAIRAFRDDVVAAIGTLNLVDVRSPDEFSGKLLAPAHLPQEQSQRPGHVPSARNIPWSKNANDDGTFKSDAELVKLYQDESVDLAKDTIAYCRIGERSALTWFVLHELLEQDNVKNYDGSWTEYGSLVGVPIELGAN from the coding sequence ATGAGCCGCAGTGACGTCCTGGTCGACGCCGAATGGGTCGAGGCCCACATCGACGACCCCAAGGTGGTCATCGTCGAGGTGGACGAGGACACCTCGGCGTACGACAAGAACCACATCAAGAACGCCGTCCGCATCGACTGGAAGAAGGACCTCCAGGACCCGGTCCGCCGCGACTTCGTGGACCAGGCCGGCTTCGAGGCGCTGCTGTCCGCCAAGGGCATCGCGAACGACGACACCGTCGTCCTCTACGGCGGCAACAACAACTGGTTCGCGTCCTACGCGTACTGGTACTTCAAGCTCTACGGCCACGAGTCGGTCAAGCTGCTCGACGGCGGCCGCAAGAAGTGGGAGCTGGACTCCCGCGACCTGGTCGCCGCCGTCCCCGAGCGCGCCGCCACCGAGTACAAGGCGAAGGCCCAGAACACGGCGATCCGCGCCTTCCGTGACGACGTCGTCGCCGCGATCGGCACGCTGAACCTGGTCGACGTCCGCTCGCCCGACGAGTTCTCCGGCAAGCTGCTCGCCCCGGCCCACCTCCCGCAGGAGCAGTCGCAGCGTCCCGGCCACGTGCCGAGCGCCCGCAACATCCCGTGGTCGAAGAACGCCAACGACGACGGCACCTTCAAGTCCGACGCCGAGCTGGTCAAGCTCTACCAGGACGAGAGCGTGGACCTGGCCAAGGACACCATCGCGTACTGCAGGATCGGCGAGCGCTCCGCGCTGACCTGGTTCGTGCTGCACGAGCTGCTCGAGCAGGACAACGTCAAGAACTACGACGGCTCGTGGACCGAGTACGGCTCGCTCGTCGGCGTGCCGATCGAGCTCGGCGCCAACTGA
- a CDS encoding putative leader peptide, with translation MKRQADLTKRRAVDLCRVAAMLCRMP, from the coding sequence ATGAAGCGACAGGCGGATCTCACGAAGCGGCGGGCAGTCGACCTGTGCCGCGTCGCCGCCATGCTCTGTCGCATGCCCTAG